The following are encoded together in the Anoplopoma fimbria isolate UVic2021 breed Golden Eagle Sablefish chromosome 9, Afim_UVic_2022, whole genome shotgun sequence genome:
- the LOC129095355 gene encoding 5-hydroxytryptamine receptor 4 produces the protein MDNGSLGLLGDANTSLQNELQSCITLRNQVSRIFLYAFLSVGIVCTVVGNFLVVLSIAYFKQLQSPTNSFVMSLAVADCLVGLVVMPYSMIRTVEGCWYFGVQLCKLHSSLDVMLCTASIFHLSCIAFDRYYAVCNPLVYSLKMSRSRVALLIVICWAVPTLISFGPIMLDLHIADVDILLPKNVCVFLVNRIYAVMASLVAFYLPMAVMLIAYWKIFKAAKRQARQISAMESQMAAGVGKDSSKKQRHRNTMKRERKAAKTLGIIMGVFLIFWMPFFTVNIVDPFIEYSTEVVVWDIFLWLGYINSSLNPFLYGFFNRSFRRAFLMFIGCRVCLPGSSPGMELSHTKERGK, from the coding sequence ATGGATAACGGCAGTTTGGGATTGCTCGGAGATGCCAACACATCTCTTCAGAACGAACTTCAATCCTGTATTACATTGAGGAACCAGGTCTCTCGCATTTTCCTGTATGCCTTTCTCTCTGTTGGCATCGTCTGCACAGTAGTGGGAAACTTCCTGGTGGTGTTGTCCATCGCCTACTTCAAGCAGTTGCAGTCACCCACAAACTCCTTTGTCATGTCCCTGGCAGTGGCTGACTGCCTTGTTGGCCTGGTAGTGATGCCGTATAGTATGATTCGAACAGTGGAGGGATGCTGGTACTTTGGTGTCCAATTATGTAAGCTTCACTCTAGCCTGGATGTCATGCTCTGCACTGCCTCTATATTCCATCTCAGTTGCATTGCCTTTGACCGCTACTATGCTGTCTGCAACCCATTAGTTTACTCTTTAAAGATGTCCCGCAGTCGGGTAGCTCTCCTTATTGTTATATGTTGGGCTGTTCCTACTCTCATCTCCTTTGGCCCCATAATGCTAGATCTCCATATTGCCGATGTGGACATCCTGCTTcctaaaaatgtatgtgtgtttttagtcaATCGTATTTATGCTGTAATGGCCTCCTTAGTTGCCTTTTACTTGCCGATGGCTGTCATGCTAATAGCCTACTGGAAGATCTTCAAAGCTGCCAAACGGCAAGCCAGGCAGATCAGCGCCATGGAAAGCCAGATGGCTGCTGGAGTCGGCAAAGACTCAAGCAAGAAACAAAGACACCGAAACACTatgaagagggaaagaaaggcaGCAAAAACTTTGGGTATCATTATGGGGGTTTTCCTAATCTTCTGGATGCCCTTTTTTACAGTCAACATTGTGGACCCGTTTATTGAATACAGCACAGAGGTGGTTGTCTGGGATATATTTTTGTGGCTAGGATATATCAACTCATCTCTAAATCCCTTCCTGTATGGGTTCTTCAACCGCTCCTTCCGTAGGGCATTCCTGATGTTCATAGGCTGCAGGGTGTGCCTGCCTGGATCCTCCCCTGGGATGGAGCTGTCGCACACAAAGGAAAGAGGCAAATGA